The genomic window ATTCGGGTCGATGCCATTGTTTGTACCAGTGCCCTCAAGGCTAACATCTGGAACAACGGCTATAGCAGCAACACTTAGTTGCTTATCTTTAAATAAAGTCATTAAAGCAGGGTTACGTGCAACAACAGACGCGTCGTCTGCGATAGATGCTTCACCAGCATAAGCACGGCCTAAACCTGATGCGTTTTGCTCAGCTAATTGAAACGCAGCTGCAAAAGAGTCAGCTGAAACAAATGCAAGCGAGGCTGCGATAAGCGTTTTAGAAAATTTCATTGTTGTGTCCTTAACCAAACTCACTGTTTGGGTAGCTATGTGTGTTGTTACTTATATTCAAAACCCGGCTACACTACATTAATTTTTAGAAAAAAACTTCATGATCACACCAAAAACACCTAAAAAACACGTTTTTTAACTACATTTTAACAACTATTTAAAACTCATCGGATAAGAAATATGTTATTAGAGCAATTACTCTAAATGTAATTAATTATCATTTAGATTGACATGGATTACACCGCATTTTAAACTCTTTTTAAAATAACCAAAGGGTTAAAACTGTGCTGATTGTTCTAATTATGGTGGGTCTTATTTTTTGTGGAGCCAGTGTATTTTTCTTTTATAAGGCAAATTACTGCGCGTGCACACAGGCCGGACAATGCGACAACCCTGTTAATCGTTACTGGCTAGGCGCTATGTTAAATGCTGTTGTATCGCTCATATTTTGCTGCACAGCTTTACATGTAGAGCTTGGCACTTTGTTGTGGTTGTTACTAATGGGAAGTTGCTTTTTAGGCGCGTTTATATCAGCTCAGGCAAACCAAAAGCGCCGATGTATTAAGGCTAAACGAGCAGATGATCTTTTAACAAACGAGATAAGTTAATTTGATAATCCATGGGCTTTACACTAGCTAAAATTTTAAGCTCTTGGTTGTCGGTACTCAAATCTATATCTTTAGGCGTTACGTGATGATTATGCTTTGCATTATAAAATAATTTAACTTTTGGCTTAATAGGGTTTTGGGTATTTCCCTCTAACACGATTGCTAAACGCTCGTTAGTTAATTTAACAATACTTCCCACAGGGTGGACACCTAAACACTTTATAAAGCGCTGCACTAACTCAGCATCAAATAACTTGTTGCTAGCCAATAAGTAACGTAGTGCATTAATAGGCTCATCGCCTTCTTTGTATAGCTTATCAGCGGTCATCGCATCATATACATCAACAATAGCCATAATACGGGCAGCACGACTGAGCTTTTGCTCACTTACACCTCTGGGATAACCTGAGCCATCTAATCGCTCATGATGATTTACAATCATGTCCAACATGAGTGGCGTTACCCCCTCTTCCTCTTTTGCTAATATCAGCCCTTGAGATACATGCTTTTTTACCGCACTCATTTCAATATCGGTCAGCTTAGAGGGTTTTGATAGTATACCTTGTGGTATTTTAGCTTGGCCTAAATCATGGAGTAATGCGCCCATTGCCAATTGTTGAACAACCCCTTGCTTGTACCCTAAGTACTTAGCAAACACGGCGGTAAAAATGGCACAATTGATCATATGTCGCCAGTTATAATTGTGCTTGTCTTTTACGCGAGTAAGTATGGTCATAGCGTTGGTATTTCGAAAAACGGAGCTAACTATCTCACCGGCTATTTCATCAAGTACTTTTACATTAACGGCCATGCCTGCGGTTATATCTCCATATAGCGATTTTAATTTTTTACTATGGCGCTCGTAACCTTCACTGGCTGCAGCAAACTCTTGCTCAAGCGTTATACTTGCAGGTGTATTTACGAGTTTTGATTTATCCTTGGCAGGCTTTGCCTTTGTTTGGTCACTTAGTTTTGTAGACGCTAAATTTTTATTTTTTTCAGGGGACTTGGAAGTTGGCTTGTACTTAGCGGGGATGGCTACATCGCCTTTAGTAAAATCAATTAATAGCTCAAGCACGCCTTCTGTCGCTAAACGTTTTATAATCGATTTTTCACGAACCAAACCACTGGTTTTAATTTTTATTCCATTAACACCTTCATGTTGCTTAGTTACGCTATCGACATACATGCCGGGAACAAGTTCAGTGATAGGTAGAGTAATAAGCATAAAGGTATTTAAAATAGGTAATTAAACACCATTGATAGCATTTTACACCTGTACAAGTCTAACATTTGTTTCATTTACGTTAATAAATGACTATAAAGGATTGCTTATCACTCACTTAAAAAAGTACATTTAAATAAATTTACCACGCTATTAATTAGGTGGCTTTAATCTAGTTGCTCGAAGCTAATTATTTTAATAGTTCCTCTATTGGCTGTGGTTTATGTACAGCATAACCCTGTGCGTAATCTACGCCCATTTCTAATAGAGTTTGCTTAATTCGTGAAGTTTCGACAAACTCAGCAATAGTTTTCATACCCATAACGTGGCCAATCTCATTTATTGATTTCACCATTGCATGATCAATCGGATCAACCTCAATATCTTTTACAAAAATCCCATCTATTTTAAGATAGTCCACCTTGAGGTTCTTCAAATATCCAAATGATGATAAGCCACTTCCAAAGTCATCTAGTGCAAAACGGCACCCTAGCACCTTTAGTTGGGAAATAAACTTACTGGCAAGTTCTAGGTTTGAAATGGCGGCTGTTTCGGTTATTTCAAAACAGATCTTTTCACTATGCTCACCCAAAAGGGTAAGTTGCTCTGTAATAAATATTAAAAAGTCCTCATTAGTAAGTGACTGTCCTGAAAGGTTAATAGACAAGAAGTTAACCCCTTTGAGAAAGTTAGGGTTATTTCGAATCATCTTAAATGCGTTTTCAATCATCCAACTATCTACTTTTACAATCAGTTGATAGCGCTCTGCAGGAGGTAAGAAAGCACCCGGAGGAATTATACCTCCCTGATCATCGACCATGCGCAATAGCAATTCATAATGTTTATTTTTATCGCAAGCGAGTGGCTCAATTAATTGTGCGTATATTTTAAAGCGGTTTTCATCTATTGCATCTTGAACTCTATTTACCCACTGCATTTCGCCTTGGCGCACTGCGAGCTCTTCGTCATCATCATAATGAACATGGATTCTATTTCGTCCCTTCTCCTTTGCTATATAACAAGCAACATCAGCTAACTTTAGCACCTCTGTAAAATCCACATATTTATCGGTAATTTGGATCAACCCCATGCTTACACCTATACGAAAGCTGCGACCTTCCCAAACAAATCTATAATCCTCAATTTCTTTTTGAATTAGGCTAGTTACACGATGGGCGTTATCAAATGAGCAGTTTTCCATCAATACAGCAAACTCATCCCCACCGAGGCGTGCTACCACATCTGTTTTTCTTACTACTTTTTGCAATAAAGAACCGAGCTGACGAAGTAATTCATCGCCAGCTAAATGACCACAGGTGTCATTCACTACTTTAAATTGATCAAGGTCCATATAACATAAAGCATGATCAACTCGTTTTTCAGCAGCAACTGACAATAAAAGCTCAACACGACGCTTAAACTCTCTTCTATTTGCTAAACCAGTGAGTGAATCATGAGATGATTGGTAGCTGAGTTTTTCTTCTGATTTTTTTCTTGCTGTAATATCTACATGAGTGCCCACTAAACGAGTAATTTCACCTTCCTCACTTTCAACAACAAAAGCACGAGACAAAATATTTACATAGCTACCATTTTTATGGCGCATTCTAAACTCAGCTTCATAGTGCTTAGTTTTAGATTCCATAAACGAATGGATTTTAGCAACTGCTGGAGC from Pseudoalteromonas marina includes these protein-coding regions:
- a CDS encoding HD-GYP domain-containing protein, whose product is MLITLPITELVPGMYVDSVTKQHEGVNGIKIKTSGLVREKSIIKRLATEGVLELLIDFTKGDVAIPAKYKPTSKSPEKNKNLASTKLSDQTKAKPAKDKSKLVNTPASITLEQEFAAASEGYERHSKKLKSLYGDITAGMAVNVKVLDEIAGEIVSSVFRNTNAMTILTRVKDKHNYNWRHMINCAIFTAVFAKYLGYKQGVVQQLAMGALLHDLGQAKIPQGILSKPSKLTDIEMSAVKKHVSQGLILAKEEEGVTPLMLDMIVNHHERLDGSGYPRGVSEQKLSRAARIMAIVDVYDAMTADKLYKEGDEPINALRYLLASNKLFDAELVQRFIKCLGVHPVGSIVKLTNERLAIVLEGNTQNPIKPKVKLFYNAKHNHHVTPKDIDLSTDNQELKILASVKPMDYQINLSRLLKDHLLV
- a CDS encoding EAL domain-containing protein, whose product is MDSIEQLKFDLAKADAKISELEKNACCNDLFIHIFNSSPVPFVLNDAHNTIVHANDTFVNMFGYGVSDIPTLDEWWGKVLPNSHYRDCVMNLWHKKINRFKKMNTRFEPMQLTIQCKDGCKRTVLGSAVPLKNGDTGIILNIFYDITELEYENGQIRELSNIITELTLSLEQQKNMLILEKQKASANTERLSLAMKGANDGLWDWDIANEKMYYSPRWKSMLGYKEDELTNSFATWERLVHPDDLAPAVAKIHSFMESKTKHYEAEFRMRHKNGSYVNILSRAFVVESEEGEITRLVGTHVDITARKKSEEKLSYQSSHDSLTGLANRREFKRRVELLLSVAAEKRVDHALCYMDLDQFKVVNDTCGHLAGDELLRQLGSLLQKVVRKTDVVARLGGDEFAVLMENCSFDNAHRVTSLIQKEIEDYRFVWEGRSFRIGVSMGLIQITDKYVDFTEVLKLADVACYIAKEKGRNRIHVHYDDDEELAVRQGEMQWVNRVQDAIDENRFKIYAQLIEPLACDKNKHYELLLRMVDDQGGIIPPGAFLPPAERYQLIVKVDSWMIENAFKMIRNNPNFLKGVNFLSINLSGQSLTNEDFLIFITEQLTLLGEHSEKICFEITETAAISNLELASKFISQLKVLGCRFALDDFGSGLSSFGYLKNLKVDYLKIDGIFVKDIEVDPIDHAMVKSINEIGHVMGMKTIAEFVETSRIKQTLLEMGVDYAQGYAVHKPQPIEELLK